A genome region from Alphaproteobacteria bacterium includes the following:
- the queF gene encoding NADPH-dependent 7-cyano-7-deazaguanine reductase QueF, translating into MNHKPKLLGQNVALPTEPNIKILEAVNNPHQDVNYVTRFTCPEFTSICPVTSQPDFAHLVIDYIASKHMVESKSLKLYLGSYRNHGAFHEDCTISIAKDIIKVIEPKWFRIASYWYPRGGIPIDVFFEHGEVPAKCNIPDLSTPMYRGRG; encoded by the coding sequence ATGAACCATAAACCTAAATTACTCGGGCAAAATGTTGCTTTGCCAACTGAACCTAATATTAAAATTTTAGAAGCTGTTAATAATCCCCATCAAGATGTGAATTATGTCACCAGATTTACCTGTCCAGAATTCACTTCTATATGTCCTGTAACCTCACAGCCTGATTTTGCTCATTTGGTAATAGATTATATTGCTAGTAAACATATGGTCGAAAGTAAATCATTAAAATTATATCTAGGCTCTTATCGTAATCATGGGGCCTTCCATGAAGATTGCACAATTTCCATTGCTAAAGATATTATAAAAGTAATAGAGCCAAAATGGTTTAGAATTGCCAGTTATTGGTATCCAAGAGGTGGCATTCCTATAGATGTATTTTTTGAGCATGGGGAGGTTCCAGCAAAATGCAACATTCCTGACTTAAGCACACCCATGTATCGCGGTAGAGGTTAA